TTTTAAACTATTCCGTGGGCCTCTGAATCTTATTGGTGGGTCTGGTCTGCTCCTCAGGGTAGTAGGTTGTGGCGGTCGCTCAATAGCGCCCCCGCCTAGGTCACACTATCGCTACCTACGTTACACAGTAGAAGAAGCAGTCAGTAGCATTGGCGTCAGTGGCAGTAAAAACAGAGCCGTCTAGAGCCTTACCTCAAATAGCAGCTGGTGTTATCGCTGCCGACGCCACGAGAAAGGAAGCCATGATGCGGACGTGCCGAACTGACTCAAAGCAGCACCTCCGGCAGTGTGAGAATATGTGACGTCATCACATTTTTTGAACAGATTTTTAGAACCGATAAGTGAACTTGTGAAGCTGATTGTATTATCTTAGCCCGCCCTTTTGAATGCAACTTTCAAATTACTTGACCAAAAATGACATCCTGAGAAAAGTGGACTCTGGAGGTGAAAccccatagactcccattcattctgcactcgcctGCGAGCGCCCCTGTGTGGACAGAGACCTGTTACTGCAGCCAGTCCAGAAACGGAAGTAACCAGAGAGTGCCAatactcttcctattagacattctctggtggtGCGCTACCGTGCGCTACCTGGccaaaatcctggcgcgccagagagatctacgtcattttgacgtcacattgttgcgctaccggtcgggaatGTTGAGTATGTAAGAcgcattagtgtgtgcttccccTCACTGtgtcctcactgtgtgctctgtgtgttcactaattcaaggatgggataaatgcagagaccaaattccttgtatagcCGCAAGTATACTTAgtcgagaaacctgatttacatttacacccACTACTAACGACTACATCACATCACAGTATAtctactacagctaactagactacatcactgcctgcatggagacataggCTATTTCACGTTAACAATGCATATGTTAGGAAAACTAGCTTTAGGTTAacagagatgcagatcatctccctaattAATTTATTTGCGCAACAGGCCACTTTCTGCCTATTCACACCAGTGAGACGAgctaaataaatgttttttaaagCTGTCATTGCCATAGGCTGGTTGCTATGATATTAACCGCGTTAGACCTGCAAATAGTCggattttaatttttttagactaATTCTTTTTGTGGACAGTTACGGAATCTTCATTCATTGTTGCTTCTGGCCTACCCACGAGTAGTTCAGTGTGTCAGTTTCACTTCAAGATGCGCACAATCAATGGGACTTATACACTACAGCCTACCCCCTAATTTTACGCCTCTatatttgatgacaccaaattaaaaAGTATATCTTGATCGgggtaagtttttttttttcggtccGCAGTTGATACCAttcaaaattgtgagtgatgcaagtcaccccgctcacaatctgtttgatctactgccctctgggaagaggtacagaagcctgcgctcccgcactaccagactcaccaacagcttcatacaccaagctgtaaggatgctgaactctctccctcctctcccccctccaccctcagctacataacatcctggacattggacccacaatggccgcctgcactactccacttgcacacttgcacacttgtacactttacaacttgttgttgttgtcctgaaaacacaacacttctgctgctcttacataacttgcaccactatgccactttctttcttacttaggtcaaacagaactacccaagccttttattggcctgactttgcactagtattttattgactgtctatgcacaatttcaaccaaattttcattattatatgtgccctcttatttacttatttacttacttttttgtttacctgaatgttatgtttgtctgtggacttaaattggtaaaatatgtcttgtcttcaccgtgggatagtgagaaacgtaatttcgatctctttgtatgtctggaacatgtgaagaaattgacaataaagctgactttgactttgactttgactttgatatttgctgccgctagggtgcgacTATTCTAGGCTACGGCAGGGCACGCCCCCAGTGAAAATGAATGATCTCTCGCGGCAGTGACAGACAGTAGATTGCGTTGGGGAAAACACTGTACTGTTCACCAATGTCATGATGATAAGCGTGCAGTGCAGCAGCAGCttgtgatgtttactgagtgtGATGTTTACTTAGGTGATGTTTACTTAGGTGATGTctgaaaactagtattgccaGGCAATAGGCCTACTACAATGAAATGTAGTATTGCCGTGGCAATACTGGTGAAATGGACTATTGGAATCATCGAAGGACTATGCCTTTAATCTTGACAATGGGGACAAAGGTTCACCACTGCAATAAATCACAGCAAGCACAGTTACTTTGCTCACAATAGTTACGGCGGACCAGAGAACCAGGCTGATAATCTGTTAAAATGGGGCGGCACATGAAAAATGTTGTGGTGGTTTCATTTGGATTTTTGCTTTTATTCACTGCTACTGGAAGTCTGCTCAATCTGCAGGTAAGACTGTGTTTAACACATTGAGCCTTTTATTTCAATATACTGTAGGGTCGGCCTGTGACAGGTAAAAATAAGGAGACCGAAATAAGGAGACTGAAGGAATGACAGAATTATTGTTGCATCCCTAGAACACACATGAGGTGCCCATGTTTTGCGTTTGCTACAGAGCAGCCTGAATGCTGATGAAGGCATGGGTCTGGCCTCCAACAGCGTGACCTTTTCCTCCATCATCCTGTCCTCCATGTTCATCACCCCAACAGCCATCAGGTACCTGGGATGCAAATGGACCATCTTTGCTGGGATGGCATGCAATGTGGTGTACACCGTAGGGAATTTTTATCCAAGCTGGTAAGTTTTGAATTGTTAATAATTGATATGAAGTGCAACACACCTGCTAGGCTTATAAATGTTCATAAAATGTTGCAACAGGGTAAATTGGCATTATGAAGTATCAAGAATCAACGACTGAAGGCTAATAAACAGCTAAACTTAGTTAATAAACTTACAATAAATGGTGTTACACACATCACCATCCAAAGATCACTTATTATATGATCTATCCTCCAAGGTAGTTaccgtttttttgttgttgatggcTGTTGGCAGTCAGTTTCTCAAAATGTTTAGTGTAAAATACTGTGCGTTGTCATATTTGAGCCATAGTCTCAGGTGCCCGGATGACAAATAAGCCAGAATAGCAAAGCAGTCCTCTCTTCCAGGGCAACCCTGATGCCCAGCTCAGTGATTGTGGGGTTGGGGGAGTCTCCGCTGTGGGCGGCCACAAGCACCTACTTAACCATCAGTGGAGGACTGCATGCAGTCCAAGAAAACAAGAAGAGTCAAGATGTGATCAACCAGTACTTTGGGATTTTGTATCTCCTCTACCAGTCCTCTGCAGTGTGGGGAAacctcctgtcctctctggtTTTTGGACAGGATCCCATAACAGGTGatatttaattagtcatgtggcGTACACTTTACAAGCATGATTTCTATTGACGATGTATTGCAGTTTGTTCTGTGCTAAGCCACAGTTTCCGATTCACTTTGCCatttttctcaaaacacattcaaAATAACACTCACATTTGCACAACCATCTTTCAGGCAAAATTCAAACGTTGCTTCAGATAACATGTACAAGTAGTAAAGTAAACACACTATGAGCCCCACCCCGTAAACAGGGATTCTTTTAAGGCACTTCAACCAAAAGGTTTTATCGCAAATTTTCCCCTGAGATTTCATGGCAGTTCTACGCACTATTGTGAACATACTATTGTTAACTTTATGATGTCATGCTGCTGACATACAAATGACCCTTTACACGGCCACGCTCTGAAGTAAAAAAAGAATAcaatatcaatatcaatatCAAAATACAGCAAAAATGTCACACTGAGAGCACTGTGATACTGTTTAAGATTATGGGTATGAATTAAGGTGTCTGTTCATGCGgtgaaaaaaatagttaaatTCTTTAAATGTATGTCTCCACTGTTGTCTAATCACATCGACTATTTCTTGGCCTTAGCAATTTCATGCTGACAGGGTCATAAGGTCAaggtcaaagttttttttctttctttagtgAACAGCACAGGTGATGATTTACTGTTCTGTGGAGTGGACAGCTGTGGTGCCCCCGATGTTTCTTCTGGAAATTCCACCACCAGGCCAAACGACAGACTGGTGTACACACTCTTGGGCTGTTATGTAGGTAGGCCAGCATGACATGACTGGACAAATGTACCCAAACATGCACAGTAACAGGTTTATAATGTGGAAGGTGGAAATTTGAGGTTTCACTAAATTGAATGTGCTAGTTTTTTCTAGTATTATTTCCACAGATTACTGACGTTTGTGGAGCATACAATAACTTCAGCTGTTGTTGTTCTATAGGCGTGGGTGTTTTGGCGATGTTGCTGGTTGCTGTATTCCTGGATAATATTGACAGAAAAATTACACCAGAGGCAAAGAGTCAGCAGACAGAAACATTTTGCAGCACACTCTTAGCCACATTCAGACAATTAAAAGACAAGCGGCAAGTTCTCCTCATACCAGTGACATCATACATTGGACTGGAACTCGGCTTCCTGAGCGCGGATTATACAAAGGTACAGTACAAATTAAAAACAACACTTGAGAGTCGCCCTGAGCTCATGGACTTCAAGAAGTATCATTCTGTCCAACGCCACTTATTCTAGAAAACCATTAAAAAACTAAGGGTACTCTGAGAGGGCAGATCTCCGCCAAGGTCGAATGCTGTAAGTAACATGCCACATtagcaaagtgaaactaaataaTTGTGAGTTGGAGCCGCTCAAGAATTTAATAGGTTTGTTCCTGGTCTATGCTACAACTTTATGTCCAgttttgatatttttttttgtgtaatcCTGCTCACAGACAAACCACATCAAAAACATAACCTCTTTGGTGGAGTTAAATATACACATAATGTCAAGTAAAGTGACTGATAttaagcagatgcttttgtccagaGCAGAACGGACTTGGGATTGAGATTCCAACCCGGGACAACCAATTGTCAGGCAACGATACTAACACTGCTCCACCATGTCCACACACCTACGTTACAATAAGGCGACGAGGATTTCGTTTTTTATACTAAGGTTCAGATTTTAGGTGTTTATTGGTGCCGTTATGTGGATTTTTCAAAAGCTTCTTCTTTTGTGTCTGCAGAATTATGTAACATGTGCCTTAGGAATCCATGTAGTTGGTTATGTCATGATCTGCTTTGGGGTCACCGGGTCCTTGTTCTCCTATGTGTTTGGGAGGCTGTCGCAGTACAGTGGAAGAATGACGCTTTTCATCTTAGGTAAGGTACTTTTCAACCTTTTTAACATGTCAAGTTTCAAGTTTTATTGTCACATATACTTTGCAGTATAGCGAAATTCTTGTGCCACAGTTGCAGTAGCGCAAGGAGGGTAAATAAGCAGAGGGAGGCAGTTGGGGGGACCTTAATTAAAGGGAGTTGAAGAAGGACTACAGTACCACACATAGCCAAACTATCCATCATGCACACATTATAcagccatatatatatatatatatatatatatatgtaagggataatggacgacacggtggtctgttcacagaagttaatgcagggtcgaggttgtaaaacggccccgacacGAAGCGGACCTCGTTTAAACCTcgtagtgcattaacttctgtgaacagaccaccgtggagtccattatcccgcttattccactgttgccacttgcgttgtgttcatttcctgttacaatttaaacgttttaatcgctaaaactgtcttgtttgtagaactaatttcttccgacacatatcaactaatttctcaactcacaggacaaactgccgttactagttctaaatggatggttgctatggtcaaaggccagtcgttagttctatctctcccgttgtcaagcgggcgtatcccaagattctgatgaacttcagctttgaaacatcgctactTTACTTAGCCTGccgtcatccatctagctaaaagccacctccatcatatgctacaatgttgcaatgttctgaacgtctgcattttacagctcggatgcaacgtgacagttcatttaaacttcacaacgagtttggcgaattaatatacaagtgtgatacggccaaaaaatggatctacttcataggtgtgcagataacatacggttaatggtcgttctaaattacgtaggacaatgggaaattcaaccaagcagtggaataaatatataatatatgtcAAGTAGCTAGGTGCTTTTTATGTGTTACAACACAGATCATGAGCACAATTAAAGGCTTCCCTAAAGAGTTTTTTTACCctaaaataacatttccaaaatcatttgtATCATTTATAAATCATTTATAAATCTTAATAAATCTTAATTTATAAATCATTTATAAATCTTAatagggtgaacggcacttccgCCGCACTTTGAGGAGGTTGAATAGCTTATAATATATCACTAAGCAAGTTTGCTGTGGCGGGTAGGAACACTGGACCCCGAGAGCAAAAgttctttagtgctgctttaacgCCATGGCTGAGTAATTCTGGTTTAGATGTTGATGTTTCAGAATAACAAATCTGAACAGCCCATTGTTGTTAAAGGACAACAGGGAATAAGATAGGGATAAGTCGCTGTTATTGTTAATGGACACAAAAGGAGGAGAGTTCGGTAATCGACTTGTACGGACTTTCCTCTCTCAAGATGGTGGCGACTGGAAGAGTAGTTAGGAAATGCTCTGActgcacaaacagctttttactaacccttttgtacactacagctctcttactaaccctaaatactacagctctctttactaacccttttgtacacttcagctctctttactaacccttttgtacactacagctctctttactaacccttttgtacacttcagctctcttactaaccctaaatacttcagctctctttactaacccttttgtacactacagctctctttactaacccttttgtacactacagctctctttactaacccttttgtacactacagctctttactaacccttttgtacactacagctctcttactaacccttttgtacactacagctctctttactaaccctaaatacttcagctctctttactaacccttttgtacacttcagctctcttactaacccttttgtacactacagctctctttactaaccctaaatacttcagctctctttactaacccttttgtacactacagctctctttactaaccctaaatacttcagctctctttactaacccttttgtacacttcagctctctttactaacccttttgtacacttcagctctctttactaacccttttgtacactacagctctctttactaacccttttgtacactacagctctctttactaacccttttgtacactacagctctctttactaacccttttgtacactacagctctctttactaacccttttgtacactacagctctctttactaaccctaaatactacagctctctttactaacccttttgtacacttcagctctctttactaacccttttgtacactacagctctttactaacccttttgtacactacagctctcttttctaacccttttgtacacttcagctctttactaacccttttgtacactacagctctctttactaaccctaaatactacagctctttactaacccttttgtacactacagctctctttactaaccctaaatactacagctctttactaacccttttgtacactacagctctttactaacccttttgtacactacagctctctttactaaccctaaacactacagctctttactaacccttttgtacactacagctctctttactaacccttttgtacactacagctctctttactaacccttttgtacactacagctctctttactaacccttttgtacactacagctctcttaactaacccttttgtacactacagctctctttactaacccttttgtacactacagctctctttactaaccctaaacactacagctctttactaacccttttgtacactacagctctctttactaacccttttgtacactacagctctctttactaacccttttgtacactacagctctctttactaacccttttgtacactacagctctctttactaacccttttgtacactacagctctctttactaaccctaaatacttcagctctctttactaacccttttgtacacttcagctctttactaacccttttgtacactacagctctctttactaacccttttgtacacttcagctctctttactaacccttttgtacactacagctctctactaacccttttgtacacttcagctctctttactaacccttttgtacactacagctctctttactaacccttttgtacactacagctctctttactaacccttttgtacactacagctctctttactaaccctaaatacttcagctctttactaacccttttgtacactacagctctctttactaacccttttgtacacttcagctctctttactaacccttttgtacactacagctctctttactaaccctaaatacttcagctctttactaacccttttgtacactacagctctctttactaaccctaaatacttcagctctttactaaccttttgtacactacagctctctttactaaccctaaatacttcagctctctttactaacccttttgtacactacagctctttactaacccttttgtacacttcagctctttactaacccttttgtacactacagctctctttactaacccttttgtacactacagctctctttactaacccttttgtacacttcagctctttactaacccttttgtacactacagctctttactaacccttttgtacactacagctctttactaacccttttgtacactacagctctcttactaaccctaaatacttcagctctcttactaacccttttgtacactacagctctttactaacccttttgtacacttcagctctctttactaacccttttgtacacttcagctctctttactaacccttttgtacacttcagctctcttactaacccttttgtacactacagctctctttactaaccctaaatacttcagctctttactaaccctaaatacttcagctctctttactaacccttttgtacacttcagctctctttactaacccttttgtacacttcagctctttactaacccttttgtacacttcagctctctttactaacccttttgtacactacagctctctttactaaccctaaatacttcagctctctttactaacccttttgtacactacagctctttactaacccttttgtacactacagctctctttactaacccttttgtacactacagctctttactaacccttttgtacactacagctctctttactaacccttttgtacactacagctctcttttctaacccttttgtacacttcagctctctttactaacccttttgtacactacagctctctttactaacccttttgtacactacagctctttactaacccttttgtacactacagctctcttactaaccctaaatacttcagctctctttactaacccttttgtacacttcagctctttactaacccttttgtacactacagctctctttactaacccttttgtacactacagctctttactaacccttttgtacactacagctctcttactaaccctaaatacttcagctctctttactaacccttttgtacacttcagctctcttactaaccctaaatacttcagctctctttactaacccttttgtacactacagctctttactaacccttttgtacactacagctctctttactaacccttttgtacactacagctctttactaacccttttgtacacttcagctctctttactaacccttttgtacacttcagctctcttactaacccttttgtacactacagctctctttactaaccctaaatacttcagctctttactaaccctaaatacttcagctctctttactaacccttttgtacacttcagctctcttactaacccttttgtacactacagctctttactaacccttttgtacactacagctctctttactaaccctaaatacttcagctctttactaaccctaaatacttcagctctttactaaccctaaatacttcagctctctttactaacccttttgtacacttcagctctcttactaacccttttgtacactacagctctctttactaaccctaaatacttcagctctttactaaccctaaatacttcagctctctttactaacccttttgtacacttcagctctttactaacccttttgtacactacagctctctttactaacccttttgtacacttcagctctctttactaaccctaaatacttcagctctcttactaacccttttgtacactacagctctctttactaacccttttgtacactacagctctttactaacccttttgtacactacagctctctttactaacccttttgtacactacagctctctttactaaccctaaatacttcagctctctttactaacccttttgtacactacagctctctttactaaccctaaatacttcagctctcttactaacccttttgtacactacagctctttactaacccttttgtacactacagctctctttactaacccttttgtacacttcagctctctttactaaccctaaatacttcagctctctttactaacccttttgtacactacagctctctttactaacccttttgtacactacagctctttactaacccttttgtacactacagctctttactaaccctaaatactacagctctctttactaacccttttgtacacttcagctctctttactaacccttttgtacactacagctctttactaacccttttgtacactacagctctttactaacccttttgtacactacagctcttttctaacccttttgtacacttcagctctctttactaacccttttgtacacttcagctctctttactaacccttttgtacactacagctctctttactaacccttttgtacactacagctctctttactaacccttttgtacacttcagctctctttactaaccctaaatactacagctctttactaacccttttgtacacttcagctctctttactaacccttttgtacacttcagctctctttactaacccttttgtacactacagctctctttactaacccttttgtacactacagctctctttactaacccttttgtacactacagctctctttactaacccttttgtacactacagctctctttactaacccttttgtacactacagctctctttactaacccttttgtacacttcagctctttactaacccttttgtacactacagctctttactaacccttttgtacactacagctctcttactaaccctaaatacttcagctctctttactaacccttttgtacacttcagctctcttactaaccctaaatacttcagctctcttactaacccttttgtacactacagctctttactaacccttttgtacacttcagctctctttactaacccttttgtacacttcagctctctttactaacccttttgtacacttcagctctcttactaacccttttgtacactacagctctctttactaaccctaaatacttcagctctctttactaacccttttgtacacttcagctctctttactaacccttttgtacacttcagctctttactaacccttttgtacacttcagctctctttactaacccttttgtacacttcagctctcttactaacccttttgtacactacagctctctttactaaccctaaatacttcagctctctttactaacccttttgtacactacagctctttactaacccttttgtacactacagctctctttactaacccttttgtacacttcagctctttactaaccct
The nucleotide sequence above comes from Alosa sapidissima isolate fAloSap1 chromosome 6, fAloSap1.pri, whole genome shotgun sequence. Encoded proteins:
- the LOC121712315 gene encoding protein unc-93 homolog A-like; the encoded protein is MGRHMKNVVVVSFGFLLLFTATGSLLNLQSSLNADEGMGLASNSVTFSSIILSSMFITPTAIRYLGCKWTIFAGMACNVVYTVGNFYPSWATLMPSSVIVGLGESPLWAATSTYLTISGGLHAVQENKKSQDVINQYFGILYLLYQSSAVWGNLLSSLVFGQDPITVNSTGDDLLFCGVDSCGAPDVSSGNSTTRPNDRLVYTLLGCYVGVGVLAMLLVAVFLDNIDRKITPEAKSQQTETFCSTLLATFRQLKDKRQVLLIPVTSYIGLELGFLSADYTKNYVTCALGIHVVGYVMICFGVTGSLFSYVFGRLSQYSGRMTLFILAAVTQLSCILVLLLWKPHPDQLPIFFVIGGLWGMADAVWQTQTNALYGVLFHSQKEAAFANYRLWESVGYVIAFVCSFFLCVDVKLYMLLAVLLLSVSLCCIVEYEESKNPTPGIEDAKSVVPEEKNNVLEILETPCDCSFSPCQHT